A stretch of Mustela nigripes isolate SB6536 chromosome 6, MUSNIG.SB6536, whole genome shotgun sequence DNA encodes these proteins:
- the LOC132020019 gene encoding calmodulin-like protein 3 translates to MADQLSEEQVAEFKEAFCLFDKDGDGVITTQELGTVMRSLGQNPTEAELRDMVSEIDRDGNGTVDFPEFLGVMARQLKGRDSEDQIREAFRVFDKDGNGLVSAAELRHVMTRLGEKLSDEEVDEMIRAADVDGDGQVNYEEFVHMLVSK, encoded by the coding sequence ATGGCCGACCAGCTGAGCGAGGAACAGGTGGCCGAGTTCAAGGAGGCCTTCTGCCTGTTTGACAAGGACGGGGACGGCGTCATCACCACCCAGGAGCTGGGCACCGTCATGCGCTCCCTGGGCCAGAACCCCACGGAGGCCGAGCTGCGCGACATGGTCAGCGAGATTGACCGCGACGGCAACGGCACCGTGGACTTCCCCGAGTTCCTGGGCGTGATGGCCAGGCAGCTGAAGGGCAGGGACAGCGAGGACCAGATCCGCGAGGCCTTCCGCGTCTTCGACAAGGACGGCAACGGGCTGGTGAGCGCCGCGGAGCTGCGGCACGTGATGACCAGGCTGGGGGAGAAGCTGAGCGACGAGGAGGTGGACGAGATGATCCGGGCTGCGGACGTGGACGGGGATGGGCAGGTGAACTACGAGGAGTTCGTCCACATGCTGGTCTCCAAGTGA